A stretch of Lactiplantibacillus brownii DNA encodes these proteins:
- a CDS encoding AbrB/MazE/SpoVT family DNA-binding domain-containing protein: MVTTKIVKLGHSQGIRLPKSLLKEVGIDEPINTPVRVSIEDGKIVIMPAQSLMQRFAGFDLDTYWQENDSEEYDWGKSVGKEIF; encoded by the coding sequence ATGGTCACGACAAAAATTGTTAAGTTAGGTCATTCGCAAGGTATTAGATTGCCAAAGTCCCTCTTGAAAGAAGTGGGCATCGATGAGCCGATTAACACACCAGTTCGAGTGTCAATTGAAGACGGTAAAATTGTTATCATGCCAGCGCAATCGTTAATGCAACGATTTGCGGGCTTTGATTTGGACACATATTGGCAGGAGAACGATTCCGAGGAATATGATTGGGGCAAATCGGTGGGAAAAGAAATTTTTTGA
- a CDS encoding TatD family hydrolase produces MRIFDSHTHLNDEAFINDVPKYLAQAKALDVVRMAIVGSNTQLNADAIKLAETYPELVAIVGWHPEDSKNYDTAAEKLLIKQLQHPKVVALGEIGLDYHWDTSPRERQRQVFARQVAIAKDMQLPISVHNRDAFEDTYKILKAADIRDTGGVMHSFNGDPEWLKRFLDLGMHISYSGVASFKHADEVHDAVKQTPAESLMVETDAPYLTPEPYRGKQNEPGFTRYVVEAVAKLRETPADEIAAQTYQNAEDLFKIEED; encoded by the coding sequence GTGCGAATTTTTGATTCCCATACCCATTTAAATGATGAAGCGTTTATTAACGATGTTCCAAAATATTTAGCGCAGGCGAAGGCTTTGGACGTTGTCCGGATGGCAATTGTGGGTTCTAACACTCAGTTGAATGCGGACGCCATTAAATTAGCGGAAACTTATCCAGAATTGGTCGCTATCGTTGGCTGGCATCCAGAAGATTCCAAAAATTATGATACCGCCGCTGAAAAATTGTTGATCAAACAACTGCAACACCCCAAGGTAGTCGCATTAGGCGAAATTGGGCTCGATTATCACTGGGACACCTCGCCACGTGAGCGACAACGGCAAGTGTTTGCGCGTCAAGTCGCAATAGCCAAAGACATGCAACTACCAATTTCAGTGCATAATCGGGATGCCTTTGAGGATACTTACAAGATTTTAAAAGCTGCCGATATCCGTGATACTGGCGGTGTCATGCATAGTTTTAACGGTGATCCTGAATGGCTGAAACGTTTCTTAGATCTCGGCATGCACATCTCCTATAGCGGGGTAGCCTCCTTTAAACATGCGGATGAAGTCCATGATGCTGTTAAACAAACCCCAGCGGAGAGCTTAATGGTTGAAACGGATGCGCCTTATTTAACGCCAGAACCTTATCGTGGCAAACAAAATGAACCAGGTTTTACTCGGTATGTCGTTGAGGCCGTCGCCAAGTTACGTGAAACGCCCGCCGACGAAATTGCCGCTCAAACTTATCAAAATGCAGAGGACTTATTCAAGATTGAAGAAGATTAA
- the rnmV gene encoding ribonuclease M5: MKKIKEVIVVEGKDDTKRLALAVNADTIETNGSAVSDETVGQIKKLQASRGVIVFTDPDFSGERIRRIISAAVPGVKHAFLPRKAGVPTKAGGSLGVEHASPDAIRTALAHLYTENLSEPTTLISQSDLIKAGLLAGPAARQRREKLGEVLKIGYVNGKQLPKRLQLFQVQPADFWQAVDQINLEEKK, translated from the coding sequence TTGAAGAAGATTAAAGAAGTTATCGTCGTTGAAGGTAAGGACGACACTAAACGGTTAGCCTTGGCAGTCAATGCCGATACGATTGAAACCAACGGCTCAGCCGTTAGTGATGAAACGGTGGGGCAAATCAAAAAATTACAGGCGTCGCGTGGCGTCATCGTTTTCACCGATCCTGACTTTTCTGGTGAACGGATTCGACGGATTATTTCTGCGGCCGTGCCCGGTGTCAAACATGCCTTTTTGCCCCGCAAAGCAGGTGTGCCAACGAAAGCGGGGGGCAGTTTAGGCGTAGAACATGCCAGTCCTGACGCTATTCGGACAGCTTTAGCGCACTTATATACTGAAAATCTGAGTGAGCCAACGACTTTGATTAGTCAATCAGATCTGATCAAGGCTGGGCTGTTGGCAGGTCCTGCTGCACGTCAACGCCGTGAGAAGCTCGGCGAAGTGCTGAAAATTGGTTATGTCAATGGGAAACAATTACCAAAACGGCTCCAACTATTCCAAGTCCAACCGGCCGATTTCTGGCAGGCGGTCGACCAAATCAACCTTGAGGAGAAAAAATGA